A single Lactuca sativa cultivar Salinas chromosome 8, Lsat_Salinas_v11, whole genome shotgun sequence DNA region contains:
- the LOC111897863 gene encoding bifunctional 3-dehydroquinate dehydratase/shikimate dehydrogenase, chloroplastic, translated as MGFRNKLLVCATIVSETREEMVKSMEKAKEEGADLVELCIDSISPFRLSEVELLLKQRTLPAIVSFRLNSQKNSYKGDSKNKCLQVLRLAIELDVEFVEIDFELAFDVIDELMQKRENSKIIVSSHVKSGVRCKEKLGNLLVCLQSTGADIIKVVTEVAYITDVAPVFHVLTHSHVPVIVRAVGDRGLISQLLGPKYGAFMVYGSLGDKSIPGLPPLLSIKNVYKLDNVDTDTKVFGVVSNPVGHSKGPLLHNPAFRYCNYNGIYVPLLVDNIKEFLRVFSCNDFAGFSIGLPHKESAVACCDEVDSLAKSIGAVNTIVRRPTDGKLIGYNTDCDACITAIEDALRERQVSNGDVANVSPIGGRLFVLVGAGGAGRALAFGAKSKGARVVIFNRNFERAESLARAVSGEALPIEQLDAYCPENGMILANCSAIGMEPDVHLTPVSKENLRSYDLVFDAVYTPRNTRLLQEAVEVGVTVVSGVEMFIRQALGQFRLFTNGLAPEDFMRKVVLEQF; from the exons ATGGGTTTCAGGAACAAGTTGCTAGTATGCGCCACAATAGTAAGTGAAACCAGAGAAGAAATGGTGAAATCAATGGAGAAAGCTAAAGAAGAAGGTGCAGATCTTGTTGAGCTTTGTATAGATTCCATATCTCCCTTCCGTCTTTCTGAAGTCGAGCTTCTTCTCAAACAAAGAACTCTCCCTGCAATTGTTTCTTTCAG GTTAAATTCGCAGAAAAACTCATACAAAGGAGATTCGAAGAACAAATGTTTACAAGTTTTGAGGCTCGCCATCGAATTGGATGTCGAATTCGTCGAGATCGACTTTGAG CTGGCTTTCGATGTTATTGATGAACTAATGCAAAAACGAGAGAATAGTAAGATAATTGTATCAAGCCACGTGAAAAGCGGAGTTCGTTGCAAAGAAAAATTAGGCAATTTGCTCGTATGCCTCCAATCTACTGGAGCAGATATAATCAAAGTTGTGACAGAGGTGGCTTATATTACTGATGTAGCACCAGTCTTTCATGTCCTCACTCATTCCCAT GTCCCTGTGATTGTAAGAGCTGTTGGAGATAGAGGTCTTATCAGCCAATTGTTGGGCCCAAAATATGGTGCCTTCATGGTTTATGGTTCATTAGGAGACAAATCTATACCTGGCTTGCCACCTCTTCTCAGCATCAAGAACGTTTATAAACTCGATAATGTGGACACAGATACAAAAGTATTTGGTGTTGTCTCAAATCCAGTAGGTCACAGCAAAGGTCCTCTGCTGCATAATCCAGCTTTCAGATACTGCAATTATAATGGAATTTATGTCCCCCTCCTGGTTGATAACATCAAGGAGTTTCTCAGAGTTTTTTCATGTAACGACTTTGCTGGTTTCAG TATTGGTCTACCACATAAGGAATCAGCAGTAGCATGCTGTGATGAAGTCGACTCCCTTGCTAAG TCAATTGGAGCTGTAAACACCATTGTTAGGCGGCCCACTGATGGAAAGCTCATTGGTTACAACACAGATTGTGATGCTTGCATTACTGCAATAGAAGATGCTTTGCGAG AGAGACAAGTTTCAAATGGGGATGTAGCAAATGTGTCCCCAATTGGTGGAAGATTGTTTGTGTTAGTTGGAGCAGGTGGTGCTGGAAGAGCATTAGCTTTTGGTGCCAAAAGCAAAGGAGCACGAGTTGTGATTTTTAACCGAAACTTTG AGAGAGCAGAGTCTCTTGCACGAGCAGTTTCAGGGGAGGCTTTGCCTATCGAACAATTGGATGCATATTGCCCTGAAAACGGAATGATTCTTGCAAATTGTTCTGCTATTGGCATGGAACCAGATGTACACCTGACACCAGTTTCCAAG GAGAATTTGAGATCATATGATCTTGTATTTGATGCGGTTTATACACCTAGAAACACACGGCTATTGCAAGAGGCTGTAGAGGTGGGAGTTACAGTTGTGAGTGGTGTTGAGATGTTCATCAGACAAGCTCTTGGCCAGTTCAGATTGTTCACCAATGGATTAG CACCTGAGGATTTCATGCGCAAGGTTGTATTAGAACAATTTTGA